The Candidatus Sphingomonas colombiensis genome contains the following window.
GCGCGTTCCGGGCGCCGGGTGCGGGATCCGTCACAGGTGAAGGAGAATTGGCAGCCGGTCGTCCGTGCCGCGCCCTGATAGACCACGCCGCACACCGTTTTCGGATAGCCCGCGCGCCGGACGCGATTGAGCACGACCTGCATCACCGCTTTCTGGCCGGGCTTGTCGTTCCCCGCCTCGTAAAGCGCGGCGGTGGCGAGGCATTGGATCGCCTGTTCGCGCGCAGCGGGCCCGCCGTTGAAATGGAACGGCCGCGCCGGCATCAATTTGCCAGGCACGAACGGGATCGCCGCATTGGCGGCGCGCGCCTGTGCCATCGTCAAGGTGCGCGGCGCCGGTTTCTGATGCGGCACGGTCCTGAGGTCGCGGATCGCCAGCCATGCGATAAAGGCGAGCGCTGCGAGGCTGCACAGAATCAACAAACGGGGCGGAGAATAGGCCTTTGGTTTCCTGCGCCTACGATGCTTCCGCCGTGCCATATAGCGCCGATATCGCCCGAACGGCGGAGCGACCAGCCCCGTGCGTCAACGTCATTTGATATTGTCGGTACGGCGAATGAAATCGGCGACGTCGGTGTGAAACGCCTTGAGCACAGTCGGATTGACGTAGACCATATGGCCTGACTCATAATGGCGATAGTCGATATTGGCCTGGATATTCGCCGGCACCGGC
Protein-coding sequences here:
- a CDS encoding cell wall hydrolase, encoding MILCSLAALAFIAWLAIRDLRTVPHQKPAPRTLTMAQARAANAAIPFVPGKLMPARPFHFNGGPAAREQAIQCLATAALYEAGNDKPGQKAVMQVVLNRVRRAGYPKTVCGVVYQGAARTTGCQFSFTCDGSRTRRPERAGWTAARHAARRALSGYVFRAVGMSTHYHADWIVPYWIGSLDKIARVESHIFYRPRR